Within the Deltaproteobacteria bacterium genome, the region TGGAACTCATGAAGATGTAGATCACACCAAAGATTCTTCTGAAGTGTTTGTGTTAAAAGATGCAGAAGATAACTCAGATGAAGTCAATGCTGATAATCCATTGTATTCAGAAGAGGAAATGGCTAGTGATGAAGAGATTTTATTAGCAGAAAAAGACGAGACAGATAAAAGAATAGATGAGGGCAGTAATCATGGCTAAGAATAAAACTCTCGAAGAAAATCCAGGTGAGCAACTCTTTCTAGGGCTAGAAGAGCCTACGAAGGATTTTTTTACCGAAGAAGCGGCTTTTGCTTCAGAGGAAAATTCAGAAGCTGTAGACCTTTCAGATGCTGAGGACGCGTTTGCTGATAATCCAGAATTTATTGAAGGCACAGAACTTGAGGAGTTTGAACCCGTAAATATTGAAGATTTAGAGATAGTCGAAGATGAGCATGCTGAATCTATCATAGAATCTATGTTGTTTGCGACAGACAAACCAGTCAGTGTTCATTCCATTAAATTAGTTTTTAAGGGTACCAATGTTAAAGGTGATAAAATACGAAAAATTCTTTCTAAATTAGCACTGGATTATGCCAGTGGCCATCGTGGTATCACATTGGAAGAAGTTCCTGGAGGCTATCAACTCCGAACCAAAATAGAAAATATGAATTTTTTAAAAAGAACCCTAAAGGCGAGGCCGTTTAAGTTATCGGGTCCTGCCCTTGAAGTTTTAGCTATTGTTGCTTACAAGCAGCCTTTAATTAAGCATGAAATTGATGAAATTCGCGGGGTGGAATCAGGTCATTTGTTGAGGGCGCTGATGGAAAAAAACCTCGTTACTTTTGCTGGTAAAAGTGATTTGCCAGGAAAGCCCATGCAGTATGTAACAACGAAAAAATTTCTAGAAATTTTTGGTTTAAGAAACCTCAAAGAATTACCTACCTTAGCTCAAATTGATGAATTACTTCCTGAGGGTATTCATGAGGATGATGATATTAAAAATACAAAACTGAGCTCTATCACAGATTCTATGGCGCAGAATAGAGAAGAAATGTCTTACTCGCAAGGTGAGGAAGAGCTAACAAAGCTGACTGAGGAATTAAGTGAGATCACAACCTCTTCTGATTTTTTTGAAAAAGAAAAACAAAGGCAAAAGGAAAAGAAAGATTTTGAAAAAGCTCAAAATATAAGGGAAGCCTTAGAATTGGGAGAAGAGGTTTCCACGCGCGATAAGAATTGGCTACTTCGCTATGATGAAGCCATTGCTGTGGGAAAGCAGCTCAACGATGCGAGTCCAGAGCCGGCACGTGAACCAGAGCCAGATGAGTCTAGTTCTGTTAACTTTGAGGAAGCTGAAGAAGAGCTTCCTTATATTGCTAGTGACGAGGAGTTAGAGGGCGAAGTCTAACAAGCACAAGCGGAGCTAGCTAAGATGGCTTGTTATGAGACGAAAATCCTGACAAGCATAGGTTTGTCTTTAAAAGATTTCATTTTTATAATAATCTTTACCTATGGGTGGAGCCATTTTTTTATATGTTTCATTTTTATTTCTTTTGATCTCGTGCAATAATTCTCAAGTCAACCCCCTCATTGGAGACTATAAAAGCAGTTGTGATCCAAGTAAGGCTGACTGCAAGCAAACATCAAATGTTTCAATGCCTTCCTTTGAAAGAAAAGATAACTCTGACATTATTCTCTCGAAGTTGGATAATTTATTAGAGCTCAGTGGTAATTGCGATATCAAGCTATCTACAGATAGTGAAATTCAAATTACCATTATCCCTCAAGGGGCGGCATCGACAAATTTAAGTACAGGTTTTATGCCGATTATAGGAATTTCAACCTCAGGTGCAACCCAACAAAAACCTATTGCCAAATGTGAAAAAGGGAAGTGGGCTTTGGCCTTAAACTCTTGCGGCAATGGACTTCAAGCTGCAGGTGTCCATCGAGTTGATTTATTATTGCAGGGAATAGATAGTTCTGGCAGAAAAGTTCCCATTCTTGATGGGACTATTTCAGCTGTAATAAATCGAACGGAACCTTGTTTATAGCAGGGCGTATCGTTGCAGCTCATTTGATTTCTTTAGGTCGATTCACAGCCCTTGTTGACTCAAGGATTCAAATAAAATTCTTCGCAAGTCTTTATTGTTTGCTTGCCCTTTAGGTAGATTTTACGGCGAGTCAAAAGCTTCTCTCTGGCAGCAGGATTTCTTTTTAAGTATTTTACTCGATTAACAAGAAAATATCCAATCAAAGCTCCTTTAAAATTAATTTCAATTTTTCTTGGATCACCAAAAACAAAGGTGTCCTGGCTCTCTTTTGATATAGCGCTAAGAGTTTTTACTAATTCAGCGGCGCTAGCTACTAAAAGCTGTCTTGCAAGAACTGCACTTCCCGCTATCATTGGCATCGAAAAAAGTCTTGTGCGATAGATTTGATCAGCCATCAGTATCCATAATCTATACTATGATCCATAATGATCGCCCTTCAAAATTCCAGGTTCTCGCTCGTATAGATCACCCCGAATATCTACTAACTTATTAAATATTTCGTTTCGTTTCATTAGACCAATTTGCTTTAGGGTGTAGCTCGTTAAGCCCCGAGCATAATTTCTTAATACTTCGTGAATCGTGATAACTGCAGCTAGAAGATCTCCTTGCCTAATACGAATGGCCTCACGAAATATATCATGGGGATAAATAGAATTTTCAGGTTGACTGAGAATCCAATCAACAAGATCTTGGGAGTGAAAAAGGGAATAGTAATGTTGTTGAAGATCTTTCTGTGTACTTGTTCCAACTAAATAGTCAAAAAGTTTTGGATATTCATCTGGATTTGTTCCAATAGTTATTTCAATCTGTGGATACTTTTCAAGAACTTCGGCTATTAAGTTATCCGCAAATGCTTTGGATTTAATTATTATTTTTTCTGAATTAGGCGTCGGGTAATCATGGTAATTGGCCACCAATGTTTCTGAGAAAAAATTAAATAAAATGAAAAATGCAATTAATTTCATACATGAACCTATAGAGGTAGGAATACAATTGCGATGCCAGGGATGTGTAAATGTAAGAAGTTAGGGGATGCTAGATTTTTAAAGGAACATTTTTCGGCTATTAGGTGTTTAATAATTGGGCGAAGATCAGCCTCTTTCTTCTTTTTGTGGGGATAGGGGTTTAATTGGATTCAGGGTCATACTTCCATTGCAGGGCAAAACGGCTGTTTAGGTAGCCAACTTTTTGCATTATTTTAAGCTTAAAATACTCCATGT harbors:
- the scpB gene encoding SMC-Scp complex subunit ScpB produces the protein MRAVIMAKNKTLEENPGEQLFLGLEEPTKDFFTEEAAFASEENSEAVDLSDAEDAFADNPEFIEGTELEEFEPVNIEDLEIVEDEHAESIIESMLFATDKPVSVHSIKLVFKGTNVKGDKIRKILSKLALDYASGHRGITLEEVPGGYQLRTKIENMNFLKRTLKARPFKLSGPALEVLAIVAYKQPLIKHEIDEIRGVESGHLLRALMEKNLVTFAGKSDLPGKPMQYVTTKKFLEIFGLRNLKELPTLAQIDELLPEGIHEDDDIKNTKLSSITDSMAQNREEMSYSQGEEELTKLTEELSEITTSSDFFEKEKQRQKEKKDFEKAQNIREALELGEEVSTRDKNWLLRYDEAIAVGKQLNDASPEPAREPEPDESSSVNFEEAEEELPYIASDEELEGEV